A stretch of DNA from Spiroplasma endosymbiont of Nebria brevicollis:
ATGATTATTGGTGCATTAGCGTTTGCTTCTTTCGGTAAAAATATTGGCTCATCATGAGGAAATTGATCACAAATCATTGCGTTCTTAATAGCAGGAATTGCTGGGATGTCATTTGCCATCTTTCATGCATTTGCTTGTGTGACACTGAAATCAGATCAAATTATTTCTGGGGTTGCTATTAATATTCTAGCAGCAGCGATTGCCGTCTTTGTTGTACAATTACCAGGTAATAATGGTTTTATTGCTATTCCCTATACATTACCAAAAATTGGTACTACTGAATTCTTTAATTTATATTTATTTTTAGCAATTATTATTCTAGTGGCAGTGGCAATTATTTTAAAACATACAAAATGAGGATTACGTCATATTGCCACTGGTGAAAATCCTAATGCTGCTGATGCTGCAGGTATTAATGTTATTAAAAGACGTTACATTGCTGTTTTAATTTCAGGATTTTTAGCTGGAATTGCCGGTGGTGTCTTTACAATGTATGCCAGTCAAACTTTCCGTGGCACGGTTGGTGGTAATGGCTTTATTGCTTTAGCGATTCTAATATTTGGTCAATGACGAGTGCCATTAATTACGATTGGTGCTGCTTTATTTGCCATTGTTGAAACAACAGGTTCTCGTATTCCATATTTACCAGATATTGCACCATGAGTTTCTAATAATGCTGATTTATGAAGCGTGTTACCATTTGTAACATCATTGTTAGTATTAGTATTTACATCACGATGAAGTAAAACCCCTAAGGCATTAGGAATACCATTTAATAAATCCAAACGATAGGATAAAAATAATTAGTATATAAGCGAGAATCACCTCAGGTTTTGAGGTGATTCTTTCATTTTTTTATCAGAATTTTATTATTTTTTTCAAATTTAACACCTAATATAGGATATAATTAAGTTATGAGTTTTTTGACTTATTATGATAACAATTTTATTAAGTAAAGAGCAAAAGATGAAAAAAATTTTAAAGGTCATACAAAATACTAATGTATGTTCTTATAATTAATATTTGGAGGAACTAATGGTAACAGAAATTAATGAAATTTGTTGGATTAAATACCCAACTGAAACATATAATCTTTTTCTTTTATTTTCTATTAAAGATGGAGATAATGAAGAAAGAAAAGCAGTTCAAATTTTTTTTGAACATAATAAGAAAATTAATTTAGATGAAGATTTAGAAGAAAATTTTTTAGAATTTAAAATTCATACTGATGGAATTACTGAATCTTTGTTTATTAATATCGAAAACTTACGTGATGACAATGACACTTATGATTTCAAAGAATTTAATGATAAGGATTTACAATATACTAATTTTGATATTCAAGAATTTGAGAAAGTAGATCTTGTAGAGACTATTAATAATTATATTTATGATGACCCAGAATCAATAACAAATGATACTGAAAGTGAACAAGGAATGAGTATGGAAAATTGTGAAAATAATTCATTATTTTCCTCTTCTTTAGAAGAACCATCAACTTCAACTGGTATAGTCTTTAGTTCTAGTGAAAGAGAAAAATTTTTACAAGAAGCAAAAAATAAAATGATAGCATTAAAACTTCAAAGAAAAGAATGTAAAAATCTATATTCTATTAACAGTCAAAATGTTGAAGAAAATACACATGATTATAGTTTAAATGAAAAAACAAATAAAAGAAAACAAACTGTGTTTTCTGAAAACGAAGAGGTTTCTAGTAATAAACGAATTATAAATCTTGGAATTAGTCAAAAAGATAGTACACTAATTGGTGACAGGTTATTAACAATTTGTCCGCCAAATAAATCAAAAAAACTTCCACCAATGACTCAAACGCCATCTATGAAAGAGTCATCTGGTAAACCACCTGCACTTGCTTCTTACAACAGTGGAGATGCTACTAATGTTGCAGAATTAGCACAAAAAGTTAAAGAAGTAGAAAAACTTAAAGATAAAGTGAAATTAACTTTAAATATGTAGTAATCAAGGAATTATGAGAGTTTCAACCACTAGGTTGGAATAATTATACCCTAATTTCTAGCATTTCAAATTGAATGATTAATATGTAAAATAAAGGTATCCATGTTTTCAAATTTTCGTCTTTTAAAGTAAGTTTTTTAATGTGTTAAAAACTGTTTCTATTCTAGCATTTTGATACGAAACGTAACCACTAGTCATCTTCAATAAATTTTTAATAATCATAATTTCTAAATTATAAACGACGATCAGTATGAAGGATTGAATTGATTAAATCATATTTAGTTTTTAATTCGTTTAATGCTGTCATAAGTTAGATTTCTCTTGGTTATCAGACCAAAGATGATGAAACAATTTTCTTGAATTAAAATCAACAAATGCTCATAAATACTTTTTCTCATTGTTAATTTTAAATTCACTAGTATCTAAAACTATTTTCTAATGGTTTACTAGTTATAAAAGAAATATTTTTTGTAATTTTAACTAAATAATTTATTTTCAGGTTTTAATTTACCTTTTGTTCAATATGATTTTTTCTTACGATTATGATGTAAACCTAGTCTATTCATAGCATTTAAATTTTTTTTGCCAATTTGATATTTTTTTGGTTCTGGTTTTGGTATAGATGGACTTTTCCATAATTTTAATTTTCGCTTTTAGAAATTAAAATTTTTTCACCTTGTTGTTTTTATTTAATCATATATAAATGATTTTTCTGTTTTATTATATTGTCTCATAAAAAGAGGTCTCCTTACTAAGTTTTGTCCAACCTAGGGGTGACACTTTCGTAATTACTATTTTTCACCTTGTTGAAAATAATAAGTTGTTAGAAATAGAAGTATATATTATAATAAGTAGGATATTTAATAAATAAAAGGAGAGTCTATGAAAACAGATAAAACAACACCAACTGCGCATATTAAAGCAGAAACAGGACAAATTGCCAAAGTGGTAATTATGCCAGGTGACCCGCTACGTGCTGAATACATTGCTACTAATTTTTTGCAAGGTTGAACCCAAGTAAATAGTGTTCGTAATATGTTAATGTTTACTGGAAAATATAAAGGTCGTAATATTACTATTGCTGCTAGTGGCATGGGAATGCCTTCAATTGGTATTTACTCATATGAATTATATAAATTTTATGAAGTTGATTGTATTATTAGAGTAGGAAGCGCAGGAGCATATCAAAAAGATATTAAAGTTTATGATATTCTTAATGCTACTAAAGCCTACAGCGAATCAACATTCGCTAAGTATGCTGCTAACATTGACGAAAACCAAATCTGCGCTGTTGGGACTATTTATGAAACAATTAATAAAACAGCTAAAACGATTGATGCCAATTTCAACAATCACAAAATCAAAGCAGTTGATCGTTTATTAGCAGAAAAACTTAATTTAAAAAATGGGTTAATTCACTCAAGTGATGTTTTTTATCGTGCAGATCAAGATGATCGTCGTGAAGACCCAATGATTAGTAAATGTTTAGCAGTGGAAATGGAATCTTTTGCTTTATTTGCTAATGCCAAATATTTAAAGAAAAATGCTGCTTGCTTATTAACTATCTCAGATTCTTTTGTGACAGGTGAATCAATTTCTGCTGATTTACGTGAAACTAGTTTTCGAAAAATGATGATATTAGCATTGGAATCTGCCATTGCTCATTATGCAGAAGAGGAAATTGATGATAATCTTAGCAATTGAGACTAGTTGTGATGAAACTAGTGTTGCTATCATAAAAGACAAAAAAGTCTTAAGTAACATTATTGCTTCACAAATCAAACTCCATCAAAAATATGGCGGTGTTGTTCCTGAATTAGCAGCCAGAGCACATAGCGAAAACATTCCAACAGTTTTGCAAACAGCAATTAAAAAAGCTAAAATTAAACTATCCGACATTGACTATGTCGCTTATACTAGTACACCAGGTCTTGCTAGTTGTTTACATGTTGGTAAAGTTATTGCTCAAACCATTGCTTTATATTTAGAAAAACCATTACTACCTTGTAATCATTTGTATGGTCATTTATATGCTTCTTTAATTGAAGATACGTGAACATTTCCAGTTTTAGGGTTATTAGTTAGTGGTGGTCATACACAATTAATGTTAGCAGAAAAACACTTACAATTTAAAGTACTTGGTCAAACATTAGATGATGCGGTTGGTGAGTGTTATGATAAAGTAGCACGAATGCTTGGTTTACCATATCCTGGTGGACCTGAAATTGATGTACGTGCTCAAAAGGGAATAGCAGCTTATAAATTACCATTACCAAAAAATGATAATACTTTAGATTTTAGTTTTAGTGGTTTAAAATCAGCTTGTGCCAATCTTATAGACAAAGAAAAAGAACATATTCAAGTTAAAAATTTTGCTGCTTCTTTTCAAACAACAGTAATTCAAGTTTTAATTAATAAAATTGAATTAGCCATTAACATATATCATCCTAAAACTTTGGTTTTAGCTGGTGGCGTTAGTGCTAATAAAGGTTTGAGAAGTGCAGTATTAAAATTAAAGATGAAATTTCCTAATTTAAAAATTATCGTTCCTAAATTAGAATATTGTACTGATAATGCAGCAATGATTGGAATGGTTGCTAGTTATCAAATCGAAAACAAAAAAGGTGAAAAATATGATTATTGGAATTGTTGGAGAAGCAGGCGTAGGTAAAACTACTGCCACGGAATTTTTTCAAAGTATGGGAGCATATGTCATATCTGTTGATAAGATTGTGCATCATATTTACTCATTAAAAGAGACAAAAATTGAATTAATTAATGAATATGGTAACCATTTTCTTAGCAGCGATAAAAATATTGATAAGAAAAAGTTACGTCAAGAAGCTTTTCAAAATCCTGAAATTTTACGAAAATTAGAACAAATTATTTGACCGCCCATGATTAATATTATTAAAACTGATATTGAACGTAATAAGTGTCAACAGACACTAATTGTTATTGATTGTGCTGTCTTATTTAATGCTAATCTTAATGTTTTGGTAGATAAAGTATTGTTAATTGAAACTGATGAAGATAAAAAAGTACAAAGAGTAAAAACAAGAGATAATGTTAATGATTTACAAGTTATTGCTCTATTAAGTCAACAAAAAAAATATTTAATTCTAAATAAAGATATTGATTACACTATTAAAAATAACGGTACGATTAATGATTTAATTAGACAATTACAAAGAATTGAAAAAAAATTAATAGTAGGTAAATAGAACTGATGGTTAGTTTAAACTAACCATCAGTTCTATTTTTAAAATATTAATATGTCAGTTTAATGCAGTTAATTAATAAAAATAAGTAATTACTTAAAAAAATTTCAAAAAGGCATGGTATTTATAAAAATTAAAGTTATAATATTAATTGTAAAAATAATTACAGTAACTTAATTTGGAGTGGTACTCAAGAGGCTGAAGAGGACTGATTGCTAATCAGTTAGGACGGGAAACTGTCGCGAGAGTTCGAATCTCTCCCATTCCACCATTATATTTATTTAAAAGCAGAAATTGCTTTTTTTATTTTATCAAATAAAAAAAGCAATAATTAGTTATAATTGAATTAAACAAAACTAAATTTAAATTAGGAGAAAAACTATTCATGCGTAAACGAGTAAATTTATTTTTATCATTAATTTTATATATTGCTTTTATTTCTGGTTTTGTTTTTTTAGTATTTAACTATATTGCTTATTCATGAATATTTTTAATTATTATTATTAGCGTTACCATTTTAACGGGAATTATTATTTTTATTACCAATCGAGTGGAAAATGTTAAATTATCATGGATTATGGTTACTTTGTGTTTACCTATTTTAGGAATTTTCTTATATTGAACTTTTGGTCGTCCCTATCGCTATCGTAAAAAACAAAAAGCATATTTAAAAGTTAACAACTATTTTTATGAACAAGAAGATTGAACTTTTTCTAAAGCAAGTTTAAATCAAGAAAATTCAAATTTAGATAGTGATATGGCTAGTTTATTTCGTTATACAACGAGAATTTCTCATCGCCCTTTTTATAAAAATACCGATGTGCAAATCTTAAGTAATGGCCCTAAAAAATTTAATCAGTTGTTTGAAGATTTAAGTAATGCTAAAACTTATATTTTTATTAATTATTTTATTATTGCCGAAGGTGAATTATTAGAAGTAATGCTAGAAATTTTAAAAGAACGAATTACTGCTGGTATTAAAATTTATATTATTTATGATGCGGTTGGTTCTTATTTTAGTTTATCAAAATATAAAATTTGAAAAATTAAAAAAATGGGAATTCATTTTCATAAATTCTCACCTGTGCGTTTACCTTTTATGACTGGTACTTATAATTTTCGTAACCATCGTAAAGATATTGTTATTGATGGTACTATTGGTTATGCTGGTGGTATTAATTTAAGTGATGATTATATTCACTTATCAGCTAAATATGGGTTTTGGCGTGATACTCACATTCGGATTGTTGGTGAAGCTGTTAAATCCATTGATTTAATTTTCCGTCAAGATTGACATTTTATTACTGGAGATATTATTGATATTGCTGTTGAAAATCCTAAAGTAAAAATAAAAAATAATATTATTGTCCAAGTCATTGATGATGGCCCTGTTACCAAAGAAACAATTCAGAAAGATTTGTTTATTAAGTTTATTAGTTCTGCTAAAACTCGGGTTTGAATTAATACTCCTTATTTAATTCCCACTAGTGACTTAATAACAGCCTTACGTAATAGTGCTTATTCAGGAGTTGATGTGCGTTTAACATTGCCAGGAATTACTGATAAATTTTTGTCATTAGATATGTCACGCACATATTATGATTCATTAATTGAAGCAGGAGTGGAAATTTATGAATATAATAGTGTTTTTAATCACTCTAAAAGTGGTATTTTTGATGAAAATATCACTATTATTGGTTCTACTAATCTTGATTATCGTAGTCTTTATTCTGACCATCAAACATTAGTATTAGTTTATGATAAAAAAACTAATAACGATTTAGGAATCCAATTTGAAAAAGATTTTACCCATTCTACTTTGATTAAAATCAATCCTTTAATGAAACGAAGTACTTTTTATCGTCGTGTATTTTTACCCCTTTTTCGCATTTTAGCACCATTGTTTTAATAAAATTTAGTATAATTATATTAATATTTATTAAGGTGGTCGTTGCAATATGGGTTGAAAACGTAGAATTAAAAAAATTAAAGAATACTTTAATGATGAAAATCAACCAGATTTAGAAATCTCGAATTTACCAGAAACAAAATTGGAAAAACATTCTTTTTTTGATAAATTTAAGTTTAAAAATAAACCACAACCTGAAACTAACCCTTCTAATAAAATTTTTAATAAAAAACGTAATAAAAAACGTAATAATGCTTTTTTAAATTTTCGTCGCAGACCAACTATTCAGATTATTAAACACTTAGAAAGCAAAAATGTCTTTAATTGTTTTTTTTATACTGATATTAATAATATTCCATTAATTTTAGAACAAGGAATTCGTCCTACTGAAAAAATTGAGTTATTACCAAAACAAGAATATACGGTTTGAACTTATTTAGAACACTCTACTTATTTAGAATTAGAACTTGGAAATTCAACTCGTCATTTCTTTTGAAAATGATGTGCCGAACAAAATGTTGATGTTAACAAAATTGCTATTGTTTCCGTTGATGTTCATAAATTATTTCAAAACACTTCGAAAGATTGGGGATTAAACCCTGATACTAATCGTATCCAAATTTATGAAACTATTCCCGCCGCCGCTATTGATTGAATCTTAGTAAAAGATCGTAAAATGTTTCGCTTAGCAAAAATTTATATTGACAATCAAAACTTAAAACTAAAACTTTATCAAGGTAATAACGGTAATATTATTTCTGGTAACGATTAAAGGAGGAAATAACAAATGAATTGATCTGCCATAGTTATTATTAGTTTAATTCCCTTTATGACCATCATTATTATTTTGTTTGTACATTTAAATCATCGTAACAATCAATATTACAATATTATTCACGGCGATTTATTAAGTTTAGTACCATTAAAAATTGATTTAAAAAATGAAATTATTACTTTTTCTGACCGTTTAGAAGTTTTAAACCGTAAGAAACGTATCTCATTATTTGTTTTTAAATCCATGATTAATAGAAAAACAAAAGTAGAAATTGAGATTTTTATTCAAGATTTGCTAGTAAACAAAATTCCATTTGAGCCTTGTCATTTTTCGGTTTCTTTTCAATTGCATAATAAAATTATTATTTACGATTTATCAGTTCATTATTTTGATAATAGTAGTAAAATCCTTTATTGTCAAATGCAAAGTAATATTCGCTATAATCGGTTTGCTATTTCGCAAGCCATTGTTTTACAACAAAGCGAATTAACAGTAGTTAAAGCTAACTTTGTGCAAAGTATTTTAGATAATTTTAGTCAAAAAAAATATAGCAAAAAATCAACTAGTCAATTCGAATATATGATACTAATTAAAATTAAAAATTACTTAGCGTTAGAAAACATTTTAACAGTTAATAATATTGAACGAATGGAACTATTAATTTCATATTATAGTAAAATAACTTTAGGTTTAGATAATAGTATTATTTGTCGTTATTACGATGGTCAATTTCTGATTTATTCACGTAATAAACGTATTAATTTGTATCGTTTTCAAAAACAATTAAATGCTTATATCAAACGTAATTTAGTAGAAAAAAGTAGTTATTTACAAATTCAAACGCAAGTTTTGTGTATATATGCTACTGCTAAAAGTGAAAGTTCTAATGTCTATATTTTGTACAATCAAATTATTGATAAAAATCAATCAGAGATAGTTCAAAAAACTGATTTAATTGAAATTAAATTACGAACTAATGATATTAATAATTTTCCTGACTTTAATCATTATTCTGTGTTACAATCAGAGCAAATGGAAAAAATGTTAAATGTTAGTATTAGACCCGTTTTTAAAAGTGATAATTCCAATGAACCTAACTGTTATTATGCTTGATGAAATCTAGTAAAAAATTCTTATTATGATTCATATTTAGTTTTAATGCGTAACATTCAAAATTCTGGTTTATGATGAAAAGTTAGTGAACCATTATTCATTGAATCATTAGAAAAATTTGCCAAACTAAAACAAAACAAAAATTTAATTATCCCTATTAGTTTAGTTGAATTACAAGACAAAACAATTTTAACCAAAATTATTTCCATTGTTAATAAACGCAAAAGTTTATTTGAAAATTGTGATTTAATTTTCGATTTCCAAGATATTGGTGAAATCAACAGTTGAAATAAGTATGACCCTATTATCAAAATCATTCGTAGCAATAAAATTAAAATTAGTTTTACCCATGATTTACGTCATATCGATAATTTTAAATTAATTAACCATTTTAAACCCGATTATGTTGTGTTAACTTCTAATTTATTAGAACAAGTAACATTTAGTTTTAGTAAATATATTGATGTTATTATTTGTATTCACTATTTAAACATCTTAGGTATTAAAAATATTTTAGCGCGAGGATTAATTAATGTTCCTGAAATTATTGTTTTAAAATCATTAAAAGTTGATTATTTATTAGGAAAAATATTAGAATCAGAGCAAGCAAGTAAAGCGTTGGATGCTTTAAATTATCCAAACTATTGAAAATGACATAAGAGTCAATACATGAAAGGTGAATAAATAAAATTATGAAAATCCATGCTTTAAAATTAAATAAAAATATTACATTACGAGATACTGATTTTGCTAAATGATATACTGATGTCATTAAACAAGGTGAACTTTGCGATTATGGTGCTGAAAATGGTAGTACAGCAGGAACTATCATTTTCCGTCCTCGTGGTTATGCATTATGAGAAAATATGCAAACAATTCTTAATCAAGAATTTCGTAAATTAAATGTTGAAAATGTGATGTTACCAATGTTAATTAGTCAAAAAGCTTTTCAAGTGGAAAAAGACCATATCGAAGGTTTTGCCCCTGAATGTGCCACAGTTACTAAAGTCGGTGATGTTATTTTACCAGAGTCATTTATTATCCGTCCGACATCAGAAGTTTTATTTTGCCGTCACTTTTCCAAAATTATTAGTAGTTACAAACAACTTCCATTAATTTACAATCAATGATGTAGTGTTATTCGTTGAGAAAAAAATACTCGCCCTTTTTTAAGAACTAGTGAATTCTTATGACAGGAAGGACACACTATTCATAACAATGCTGCACAAGCACAAGCATTTACGCTATCAATGATTAAATTATATGCTAAGTTTGTTGAACAGCACTTAGCTATTAAAGTTATTGTTGGACAGAAGAGCGTTTATGAACGTTTTGCAGGCGCTAAAGCTACGTATACTATCGAAAGTATGATGCAAGATGGACAAGCATTACAAGCAGGAACTAGTCATTATTTTGGTCAAGGTTTTGCGAAAGTCTTTGATATTAAGTTTACTAATAAAGATAATAAACAAGAATTAGCTTATCAAACATCATGAGGAGTATCAACAAGATTAATTGGCGCTTTGATAATGGTGCATAGTGATGATTTAGGTTTAGTATTACCACCTACCATTGCTCCCACACAAATTATGATTTTAAACTTATCGCTAAAAAATGAAATAGTTCAAAAAGTTGTCCAAAAAGTAAATGATTATTTAAAACCACATTTTAAAGTTTTGGTAAATAATGATGATAAAAGTTTTTCTTTTAAAAAAAGTGAGAGTCAAATTAAAGGTATTCCATTATGAATTGAAATTGGAACTAAAGAAATTGAAATTAATCAAATTAAACTAGTTCTACGTCATAACTTAAGTGAAACATTTACTAATTTTAACGATGAAAAACAAGTTATAAAGATAATTAATAATTTGTTTGTTACTATGAATCAAGAATTATTAACTAAATCAGCAACTAATTTAAAAAATAATTTAAAAGAAATTACAACTTTTGATGAATATAAAAAACTAGTAAAAATCCATAAAGGTTTTTTCATTGTTCCCTTTTGTAATCAAGTGATTTGCGAAAAAGAAGTTAAGGAATTAACATCTACTGTTTCAAGATGCATTCCCTTAGAAGTATATAAAACACCAAGTAATTGTTTTAAATGTAAAACCCCTAATAGTGCTTGAACTTATTTTGCTCGTGCTTATTAAGGAAAAAAATGTTTGATTTTAATTTTAAAATCATTAAAGTTTTTGGTAAAAGCACTAAAACATGTCATCAAATGTAATTGTTGTTAACTGTCTCATTTAATTTTAACTCAGGTTTATTGTAACCGACTTAGTTGGAATAGTTATGACAGTTATTTATAACTTGGACAAATTAACTGAAGGTTAAGTGGTAATTTTAATTAGTGCTTATTTTAGAGGTGATCTTTTCTTAAGGTTTTTAATGGTGTTAGTAATATTTATCTGAA
This window harbors:
- a CDS encoding ABC transporter permease → MDALSIIIQHSSLIFVVLVLGALSGLISERAGVVNIGIEGMMIIGALAFASFGKNIGSSWGNWSQIIAFLIAGIAGMSFAIFHAFACVTLKSDQIISGVAINILAAAIAVFVVQLPGNNGFIAIPYTLPKIGTTEFFNLYLFLAIIILVAVAIILKHTKWGLRHIATGENPNAADAAGINVIKRRYIAVLISGFLAGIAGGVFTMYASQTFRGTVGGNGFIALAILIFGQWRVPLITIGAALFAIVETTGSRIPYLPDIAPWVSNNADLWSVLPFVTSLLVLVFTSRWSKTPKALGIPFNKSKR
- a CDS encoding purine-nucleoside phosphorylase, whose translation is MKTDKTTPTAHIKAETGQIAKVVIMPGDPLRAEYIATNFLQGWTQVNSVRNMLMFTGKYKGRNITIAASGMGMPSIGIYSYELYKFYEVDCIIRVGSAGAYQKDIKVYDILNATKAYSESTFAKYAANIDENQICAVGTIYETINKTAKTIDANFNNHKIKAVDRLLAEKLNLKNGLIHSSDVFYRADQDDRREDPMISKCLAVEMESFALFANAKYLKKNAACLLTISDSFVTGESISADLRETSFRKMMILALESAIAHYAEEEIDDNLSNWD
- the tsaD gene encoding tRNA (adenosine(37)-N6)-threonylcarbamoyltransferase complex transferase subunit TsaD, which gives rise to MIILAIETSCDETSVAIIKDKKVLSNIIASQIKLHQKYGGVVPELAARAHSENIPTVLQTAIKKAKIKLSDIDYVAYTSTPGLASCLHVGKVIAQTIALYLEKPLLPCNHLYGHLYASLIEDTWTFPVLGLLVSGGHTQLMLAEKHLQFKVLGQTLDDAVGECYDKVARMLGLPYPGGPEIDVRAQKGIAAYKLPLPKNDNTLDFSFSGLKSACANLIDKEKEHIQVKNFAASFQTTVIQVLINKIELAINIYHPKTLVLAGGVSANKGLRSAVLKLKMKFPNLKIIVPKLEYCTDNAAMIGMVASYQIENKKGEKYDYWNCWRSRRR
- the coaE gene encoding dephospho-CoA kinase (Dephospho-CoA kinase (CoaE) performs the final step in coenzyme A biosynthesis.), with translation MIIGIVGEAGVGKTTATEFFQSMGAYVISVDKIVHHIYSLKETKIELINEYGNHFLSSDKNIDKKKLRQEAFQNPEILRKLEQIIWPPMINIIKTDIERNKCQQTLIVIDCAVLFNANLNVLVDKVLLIETDEDKKVQRVKTRDNVNDLQVIALLSQQKKYLILNKDIDYTIKNNGTINDLIRQLQRIEKKLIVGK
- the cls gene encoding cardiolipin synthase; the encoded protein is MRKRVNLFLSLILYIAFISGFVFLVFNYIAYSWIFLIIIISVTILTGIIIFITNRVENVKLSWIMVTLCLPILGIFLYWTFGRPYRYRKKQKAYLKVNNYFYEQEDWTFSKASLNQENSNLDSDMASLFRYTTRISHRPFYKNTDVQILSNGPKKFNQLFEDLSNAKTYIFINYFIIAEGELLEVMLEILKERITAGIKIYIIYDAVGSYFSLSKYKIWKIKKMGIHFHKFSPVRLPFMTGTYNFRNHRKDIVIDGTIGYAGGINLSDDYIHLSAKYGFWRDTHIRIVGEAVKSIDLIFRQDWHFITGDIIDIAVENPKVKIKNNIIVQVIDDGPVTKETIQKDLFIKFISSAKTRVWINTPYLIPTSDLITALRNSAYSGVDVRLTLPGITDKFLSLDMSRTYYDSLIEAGVEIYEYNSVFNHSKSGIFDENITIIGSTNLDYRSLYSDHQTLVLVYDKKTNNDLGIQFEKDFTHSTLIKINPLMKRSTFYRRVFLPLFRILAPLF
- a CDS encoding acetyltransferase, translating into MGWKRRIKKIKEYFNDENQPDLEISNLPETKLEKHSFFDKFKFKNKPQPETNPSNKIFNKKRNKKRNNAFLNFRRRPTIQIIKHLESKNVFNCFFYTDINNIPLILEQGIRPTEKIELLPKQEYTVWTYLEHSTYLELELGNSTRHFFWKWCAEQNVDVNKIAIVSVDVHKLFQNTSKDWGLNPDTNRIQIYETIPAAAIDWILVKDRKMFRLAKIYIDNQNLKLKLYQGNNGNIISGND
- the proS gene encoding proline--tRNA ligase; the protein is MKIHALKLNKNITLRDTDFAKWYTDVIKQGELCDYGAENGSTAGTIIFRPRGYALWENMQTILNQEFRKLNVENVMLPMLISQKAFQVEKDHIEGFAPECATVTKVGDVILPESFIIRPTSEVLFCRHFSKIISSYKQLPLIYNQWCSVIRWEKNTRPFLRTSEFLWQEGHTIHNNAAQAQAFTLSMIKLYAKFVEQHLAIKVIVGQKSVYERFAGAKATYTIESMMQDGQALQAGTSHYFGQGFAKVFDIKFTNKDNKQELAYQTSWGVSTRLIGALIMVHSDDLGLVLPPTIAPTQIMILNLSLKNEIVQKVVQKVNDYLKPHFKVLVNNDDKSFSFKKSESQIKGIPLWIEIGTKEIEINQIKLVLRHNLSETFTNFNDEKQVIKIINNLFVTMNQELLTKSATNLKNNLKEITTFDEYKKLVKIHKGFFIVPFCNQVICEKEVKELTSTVSRCIPLEVYKTPSNCFKCKTPNSAWTYFARAY